One genomic segment of Nitratidesulfovibrio sp. includes these proteins:
- the nifS gene encoding cysteine desulfurase NifS: MNTVYFDNNATTRVDPAVLAAMLPYFGELYGNPSSMHTFGGQVGRAVREAREQVARLIGATPEEIVFTSCGTEGDNTAIRAALAAQPDKKHIITTRVEHPAVLSLSQHLEKNGYELTLLGVDDKGRMDLDELREAIRKDTAIVSIMFANNETGTIFPVAEAAAICKERGVPFHTDAVQAVGKLAIDVRELPVDYLVLSGHKLHAPKGIGALYVRRGAAYRPFLRGGHQERGRRGGTENVPAIIGLGMACDLAAANMAEENTRVRALRDRLEQGLLAAIPDAIVNGDEANRLPNTTNISFKYVEGEAILLLLDQLGVCASSGSACTSGSLEPSHVLRAMGVPFTYAHGSIRFSLSRFNTQEEVDHVVRELPRVIARLREMSPFRAGSEAEAALGKKPACSC; the protein is encoded by the coding sequence GTGAACACGGTCTACTTCGACAACAACGCCACCACCCGCGTGGACCCGGCCGTGCTTGCGGCCATGCTGCCCTATTTCGGCGAACTGTACGGCAACCCCTCGTCCATGCACACCTTTGGCGGGCAGGTGGGCCGCGCCGTGCGCGAGGCGCGCGAACAGGTGGCCCGGCTCATCGGGGCCACGCCGGAAGAAATCGTGTTTACCTCGTGCGGGACCGAGGGCGACAACACCGCCATCCGCGCCGCGCTGGCCGCCCAGCCCGACAAGAAGCACATCATCACCACAAGGGTAGAGCACCCCGCCGTGCTCAGCCTGTCGCAGCACCTGGAAAAGAACGGCTACGAACTGACCCTGCTGGGCGTGGACGACAAAGGCCGCATGGACTTGGACGAACTGCGCGAGGCCATCCGCAAGGACACTGCCATCGTGTCCATCATGTTCGCCAACAACGAGACGGGCACCATCTTCCCCGTGGCGGAAGCCGCCGCCATCTGCAAGGAACGCGGCGTGCCCTTCCACACCGACGCGGTGCAGGCCGTGGGCAAGCTGGCCATCGACGTGCGCGAACTGCCCGTGGACTATCTGGTGCTGTCCGGCCACAAGCTGCATGCCCCCAAGGGCATCGGCGCGCTGTACGTGCGGCGCGGGGCGGCCTATCGGCCCTTCCTGCGCGGCGGCCACCAGGAACGCGGACGCCGGGGCGGCACCGAGAACGTGCCCGCCATCATCGGTCTGGGCATGGCCTGCGACCTTGCCGCCGCCAACATGGCGGAAGAGAACACCCGCGTGCGCGCCCTGCGCGACAGGCTGGAACAGGGCCTGCTGGCCGCCATCCCCGACGCCATCGTCAACGGCGACGAGGCAAACCGCCTGCCCAACACCACCAACATCTCGTTCAAGTACGTGGAGGGCGAGGCCATCCTGCTGCTGCTCGACCAGTTGGGGGTGTGCGCCAGTTCCGGCTCGGCCTGCACGTCCGGCAGTCTGGAACCCTCGCACGTGCTGCGGGCCATGGGCGTGCCGTTCACCTACGCGCACGGCTCCATCCGCTTCAGCCTTTCGCGCTTCAACACGCAGGAAGAAGTGGACCACGTGGTGCGCGAACTGCCGCGCGTCATCGCCCGCCTGCGCGAGATGTCGCCCTTCCGCGCCGGGAGCGAGGCAGAGGCGGCGCTGGGCAAGAAGCCTGCGTGCAGTTGCTAG
- the epsC gene encoding serine O-acetyltransferase EpsC, whose product MKKLDDLDARSLQGMPELERIVADLCAPESYEAVYHRSLHDAPMPSLEALAEMVSRLRAALLPGFFGTATVHLESMRYHLAANLDSIFRILSEQIRRGACFTCADFARECGSCELHSRDKAIQFLQRLPEIRRMLASDVKAAYEGDPAAKSPGETVFCYPSIAAMINHRIAHELYRMEVPLIPRIISEMAHSRTGIDIHPGARIGEEFFIDHGTGVVIGETCIIGRGCRIYQGVTLGALSFPKDGDGVLIKGNPRHPILEDNVTVYAGATILGRVTIGTGSMIGGNVWVTHDVPSGSKIVQQRSAKPKPDEDMVGRK is encoded by the coding sequence ATGAAGAAACTCGACGACCTCGACGCCCGCTCGCTGCAAGGCATGCCCGAACTGGAACGCATCGTGGCCGATCTGTGCGCGCCGGAATCGTACGAAGCGGTCTACCACCGCTCGCTGCACGACGCGCCCATGCCCTCGCTGGAGGCGCTGGCCGAAATGGTCAGCCGCCTGCGCGCCGCGCTGCTGCCCGGCTTTTTCGGCACCGCCACCGTGCATCTGGAATCGATGCGCTACCACCTGGCCGCCAACCTCGATTCCATCTTCCGCATCCTGTCCGAGCAGATCCGTCGTGGGGCGTGTTTCACCTGTGCCGACTTTGCCCGCGAATGCGGCAGCTGCGAACTGCACTCGCGCGACAAGGCCATCCAGTTCCTGCAACGACTGCCGGAAATCCGCCGCATGCTGGCCAGCGACGTGAAGGCCGCCTACGAAGGCGACCCCGCCGCCAAAAGCCCCGGCGAAACGGTGTTCTGCTACCCGTCCATCGCGGCCATGATCAACCACCGCATCGCGCACGAGCTGTACCGCATGGAGGTGCCGCTGATCCCGCGCATCATCAGCGAAATGGCCCACTCGCGCACCGGCATCGACATTCACCCCGGCGCGCGCATCGGCGAGGAATTCTTCATCGACCACGGCACCGGCGTGGTCATCGGCGAAACGTGCATCATCGGGCGCGGCTGCCGCATCTACCAGGGGGTGACCCTGGGCGCGCTGTCCTTCCCCAAGGACGGCGACGGCGTGCTGATCAAGGGCAACCCCCGCCACCCCATCCTGGAAGACAACGTCACGGTGTACGCCGGGGCCACCATTCTTGGCCGGGTGACCATCGGCACCGGGTCCATGATCGGCGGCAACGTGTGGGTGACCCACGACGTGCCGTCCGGCTCCAAGATCGTGCAGCAGCGCTCGGCCAAGCCCAAGCCCGACGAGGATATGGTGGGGCGGAAGTAG
- a CDS encoding Hsp20/alpha crystallin family protein, with the protein MTPPDRRPRFPHPAARPARQNERGDRGGSARQGRFAQSPQPPRMRPQADLVEREDGFHLFLDMPGVAHDDLVLDVEGDELTVRGVTRFGDCRDMGKDGGRDKDAEPGATENPAPCGCGPAGGPRVHAMEFGDVEYHAVFTLSDMVDAARISAQLVNGVLTIRMPKREAAAPRRISVEHL; encoded by the coding sequence GTGACGCCCCCAGACCGCCGCCCCCGTTTTCCGCACCCCGCAGCGCGCCCTGCCCGTCAGAACGAACGTGGCGACCGGGGTGGTTCCGCCCGGCAGGGCCGGTTCGCCCAGTCGCCCCAGCCGCCGCGCATGCGCCCCCAGGCAGACCTGGTGGAGCGCGAGGACGGCTTTCACCTGTTTCTGGACATGCCCGGCGTGGCCCACGACGACCTGGTGCTGGACGTGGAGGGTGACGAACTGACCGTGCGCGGCGTGACCCGCTTCGGCGATTGCCGCGACATGGGCAAGGACGGGGGACGCGACAAGGACGCGGAGCCCGGTGCCACCGAAAATCCCGCGCCCTGCGGCTGCGGCCCGGCGGGCGGTCCGCGCGTGCACGCCATGGAGTTCGGTGACGTGGAATACCATGCCGTGTTCACTCTTTCGGACATGGTGGACGCCGCGCGCATTTCGGCCCAACTGGTCAACGGCGTGCTGACCATCCGCATGCCCAAGCGCGAGGCCGCCGCGCCGCGCAGGATCAGCGTCGAGCATTTGTAG
- a CDS encoding MerR family transcriptional regulator: MRIREVAAATGLSAHTLRWYEKIGLLRSVERDRGGRRLFTQGDLRWLEFIGRLREMDMPVREMVRYAELREQGDVTLAARRELLETHRQRVRQRMDRLAACLTHLDDKIAWYRGQEDDHA, from the coding sequence ATGCGCATCCGTGAAGTGGCGGCGGCCACCGGACTGAGTGCCCACACCCTGCGCTGGTACGAGAAGATCGGCCTGTTGCGCTCGGTGGAGCGCGACCGGGGCGGGCGCAGGCTGTTCACGCAGGGCGACCTGCGCTGGCTGGAATTCATCGGCAGGCTGCGCGAGATGGACATGCCCGTGCGCGAAATGGTGCGCTATGCGGAACTGCGAGAGCAGGGTGATGTCACCCTGGCCGCGCGGCGTGAACTGCTGGAAACACATCGTCAGCGCGTGCGCCAGCGCATGGACCGGTTGGCGGCGTGCCTGACCCATCTGGATGACAAGATTGCCTGGTATCGCGGGCAGGAGGATGACCATGCATGA
- the yfcE gene encoding phosphodiesterase gives MKLLIASDLHGSLPRTELVLELARTHHPDALVLLGDLLYHGPRNPVPEGYAPREVAALLNDWAPRIIAVRGNCDAEVDTMVLRFPLPEAAWIFADGLRIWANHGHHHQLPDRFPNLAPGDVFLCGHTHIPRAETVDGLHIWNVGSTTLPKDGYVASYGLFDAGTLSIRDLDGNEVLRHTPGA, from the coding sequence ATGAAACTGCTCATCGCCTCCGACCTGCACGGCTCGTTGCCGCGTACCGAACTGGTGCTGGAACTGGCCCGCACCCATCACCCCGACGCCCTGGTGCTGCTGGGCGACCTGCTGTACCACGGCCCGCGCAACCCGGTGCCCGAAGGGTATGCCCCGCGTGAAGTGGCGGCCCTGCTGAACGACTGGGCCCCGCGCATCATCGCCGTGCGCGGCAATTGCGACGCGGAGGTGGACACCATGGTCCTGCGCTTTCCCCTGCCGGAAGCGGCGTGGATATTCGCCGACGGGCTGCGCATCTGGGCCAACCATGGTCACCATCACCAACTGCCCGACCGCTTCCCGAACCTTGCCCCCGGCGATGTGTTCCTGTGCGGGCACACCCACATTCCCCGCGCGGAAACCGTGGACGGCCTGCACATCTGGAACGTGGGTTCCACCACCCTGCCCAAGGATGGCTACGTGGCCTCGTACGGCCTGTTTGATGCCGGAACCCTGTCCATCCGCGACCTGGACGGCAACGAAGTGCTGCGCCACACCCCCGGCGCATAG
- a CDS encoding carboxymuconolactone decarboxylase family protein, whose translation MHDGVKTAQTEGAGQVDGAQGAEGTETRYQRGLRVLSQVDGTAGEQVVAKLAEFAPDFARLLVEFPFGDVYARPQLGLREREIATIAALTAMGTARPQLEVHIAAGLHVGLTREEILEVIMQMAVYAGFPAALNGIAAAREVFRRQDAAQGGA comes from the coding sequence ATGCATGACGGCGTGAAGACGGCCCAAACGGAAGGGGCGGGACAGGTGGACGGGGCGCAAGGGGCGGAAGGGACGGAAACCCGCTATCAGCGGGGGCTGCGGGTGCTGTCGCAGGTGGACGGCACGGCGGGCGAACAGGTGGTGGCGAAACTGGCGGAATTTGCGCCGGATTTCGCGCGGCTGCTGGTGGAGTTTCCCTTTGGCGACGTGTACGCCCGGCCCCAGCTTGGCCTGCGCGAGCGCGAGATTGCCACCATTGCCGCGCTGACGGCCATGGGCACGGCGCGCCCCCAACTGGAGGTGCATATTGCCGCCGGATTGCACGTGGGCCTGACCCGCGAGGAAATCCTGGAGGTGATCATGCAGATGGCGGTGTACGCAGGCTTTCCCGCCGCGCTCAACGGCATTGCCGCCGCGCGCGAGGTGTTCAGACGGCAGGACGCGGCACAGGGGGGGGCGTAG
- a CDS encoding Trm112 family protein, with the protein MSLNKELLEILACPKCRQPVEPVDNERGLKCAQCKVVYPVRDEIPVMLVEEAVPAELWEQGQRSVK; encoded by the coding sequence GTGTCGCTGAACAAGGAACTGCTGGAAATCCTCGCCTGCCCCAAGTGCCGCCAGCCCGTGGAACCCGTGGACAACGAGCGCGGCCTGAAGTGCGCCCAGTGCAAGGTGGTCTACCCCGTGCGCGACGAAATTCCCGTGATGCTGGTGGAAGAGGCCGTACCCGCCGAGCTGTGGGAGCAGGGGCAGCGTTCGGTGAAGTAG
- the nifU gene encoding Fe-S cluster assembly protein NifU, with the protein MWEYTDKVREHFLNPRNVGSLEDANAIGEVGSLACGDALKLYLRIDGDRIVDAKFQTFGCASAIASSSALTELIKGMTVEEALKLTNRDIAEFLGGLPKEKMHCSVMGQEALEAAIRNWRGEPAVEHSHEGQLVCKCFGVTDEQIVRAIRENGLKTVEEITHYTKAGGGCGECVGELQKLLDAELGKTPVCETPLAAAPRKLSNVQRMQLVLKVLEGEIRPRLQQDGGDIELVDMDGTTVYVALRGMCTSCPSSRLTLEGFVEKTLRDHVDENIVVKEAAA; encoded by the coding sequence ATGTGGGAGTATACCGACAAGGTGCGAGAGCACTTTCTGAACCCGCGCAACGTGGGCTCCCTTGAAGACGCCAACGCCATCGGCGAGGTCGGCAGCCTTGCCTGCGGCGACGCCCTCAAGCTTTATCTCAGGATCGACGGCGACCGCATCGTGGACGCCAAATTCCAGACCTTCGGCTGCGCCAGCGCCATCGCCTCCAGTTCGGCCCTCACCGAACTGATCAAGGGCATGACGGTGGAAGAAGCCCTGAAGCTGACCAACCGCGACATCGCCGAATTTCTGGGCGGCCTGCCCAAGGAAAAGATGCACTGCTCGGTCATGGGGCAGGAAGCGCTGGAGGCCGCCATCCGTAACTGGCGCGGCGAACCCGCCGTGGAACACAGCCACGAGGGCCAACTGGTCTGCAAGTGCTTTGGCGTGACCGACGAGCAGATCGTGCGCGCCATCCGCGAAAACGGCCTGAAGACCGTGGAGGAAATCACCCACTACACCAAGGCCGGCGGCGGCTGCGGCGAATGCGTGGGCGAACTGCAAAAGCTGCTGGACGCGGAACTGGGCAAGACCCCGGTGTGTGAAACGCCGCTGGCCGCAGCACCCAGAAAGCTTTCCAACGTGCAGCGCATGCAACTGGTCCTGAAGGTGCTGGAGGGCGAAATCCGCCCCCGCCTGCAACAGGACGGCGGCGACATCGAACTCGTGGACATGGACGGCACCACCGTCTACGTGGCCCTGCGCGGCATGTGCACCAGCTGTCCCTCCAGCCGCCTGACGCTGGAAGGCTTTGTGGAAAAGACCCTGCGCGATCATGTGGACGAAAACATCGTGGTCAAGGAGGCGGCAGCGTGA
- a CDS encoding VOC family protein, which produces MPIPRICLLTLGVADLARSRAFYEALGWKPAYPDCDKIVFFQVGELVVALYPRQELLEDCGMAGATPAPGGITLAHNVTARSMVDALMAEAVAAGGTVLDAPRDKPWGYTGYFADPDGHPWEVAHVPSLKLDEAGRIVLG; this is translated from the coding sequence ATGCCCATTCCCCGCATCTGCCTGCTGACCCTTGGCGTGGCGGACCTTGCCCGCAGCCGGGCCTTTTACGAGGCCCTGGGCTGGAAGCCCGCCTACCCGGACTGCGACAAGATCGTGTTCTTTCAGGTGGGCGAACTGGTCGTGGCCCTGTACCCGCGCCAGGAATTGCTGGAAGACTGCGGCATGGCCGGGGCCACCCCCGCGCCGGGGGGCATCACCCTGGCCCACAACGTGACCGCGCGGAGCATGGTGGATGCGCTGATGGCCGAGGCCGTTGCCGCGGGCGGCACGGTGCTGGACGCCCCCCGCGACAAGCCGTGGGGCTATACCGGCTACTTCGCCGACCCGGACGGCCATCCGTGGGAAGTGGCCCACGTGCCTTCACTGAAGCTGGATGAGGCGGGGCGGATCGTACTCGGCTGA
- a CDS encoding tRNA-dihydrouridine synthase family protein gives MTDAATHAAQIVVPPSPSLSWGDAALAARLRAPLTVGGRTVPGRLWLAPMAGLGHAAFREVVEGYGGCGLLFTGMCNARAVPTERPDKSEAFSWRAGEPPRLVCQLFGAEPEHMAEGARRVQAEGFFGVDLNMGCSVSAIVKRGCGADLLRDPERAVRMVAEVRRAVDIPVFVKFRTGWSPDPQPAVDLARRFEDAGADCLVFHPRVAPDRRTQPPRRTHIGLVKAAVSIPVMGNGDVFTPEDCASLLDDTGCDGVSLGRIAVARPWVFAAWTGALDDDPDRNPAPWREAPLALLDALARRHGPARAVRMFGKFLVYLTGNYTFGNGLRGRLLRVTGQTPASFGADDPGGLRALQETLRAELNPLPEVLRRPSALLFGM, from the coding sequence ATGACCGACGCAGCCACCCATGCCGCGCAGATCGTCGTCCCGCCGTCCCCGTCCCTTTCATGGGGCGATGCGGCCCTTGCCGCGCGCCTGCGTGCGCCGTTGACCGTGGGGGGGCGCACCGTGCCGGGGCGGCTGTGGCTGGCCCCCATGGCCGGGCTGGGCCACGCCGCCTTTCGCGAGGTGGTGGAGGGCTACGGCGGTTGCGGGCTGCTGTTCACCGGCATGTGCAATGCCCGCGCCGTGCCCACGGAACGACCGGACAAGTCCGAGGCGTTCTCGTGGCGCGCGGGCGAGCCGCCCCGGCTGGTCTGCCAGCTGTTCGGGGCGGAGCCGGAACACATGGCCGAGGGCGCGCGCCGGGTGCAGGCTGAAGGTTTTTTCGGCGTGGACCTGAACATGGGCTGCTCGGTGTCCGCCATCGTCAAGCGCGGCTGCGGTGCGGACCTGCTGCGCGATCCGGAGCGCGCCGTGCGCATGGTGGCAGAGGTGCGCCGCGCGGTGGACATTCCGGTGTTCGTCAAGTTCCGCACTGGCTGGTCGCCGGACCCGCAACCCGCTGTGGACCTGGCCCGCCGCTTCGAGGATGCCGGGGCCGACTGCCTGGTCTTCCACCCCCGCGTGGCCCCGGACCGGCGCACCCAACCGCCCCGGCGCACCCACATCGGGCTGGTCAAGGCGGCGGTGTCCATCCCGGTCATGGGCAACGGCGACGTGTTCACGCCGGAGGACTGCGCCAGCCTGCTGGACGACACCGGCTGCGACGGCGTGTCGCTGGGGCGCATTGCCGTGGCCCGTCCGTGGGTGTTTGCGGCGTGGACCGGCGCGCTTGATGACGACCCGGACCGCAACCCCGCCCCGTGGCGCGAGGCACCGCTGGCACTGCTGGACGCACTGGCCCGCAGGCACGGCCCGGCCCGCGCCGTGCGCATGTTCGGCAAGTTCCTGGTCTACCTCACCGGCAACTACACGTTTGGCAACGGGCTGCGCGGGCGGTTGCTGCGGGTGACGGGCCAGACGCCTGCCTCTTTTGGGGCGGACGATCCCGGAGGCCTGCGCGCGTTGCAGGAGACCCTGCGGGCCGAACTGAACCCGCTGCCCGAGGTGCTGCGCCGCCCCAGCGCGCTGCTGTTCGGCATGTAG
- a CDS encoding peptidase U32 family protein codes for MRPALPELLAPAGDMEKLDAALRYGANAVYLGGRGPNLRAGAQGFSPDELPQAVRRAHAVDARVYYCLNSLPHQRHLRDVEAAMDEAHAAGVDALIVADPGVARMARRRVPRLPLHVSTQANTANAEAAMFWQDMGATRVNMARELDMSGIRDLVRACPGVEFEAFVHGAVCLAVSGHCLLSAWMNNRPANLGQCTHPCRFEYQGMALAVEEKTRPGEIAWEAVQDGPFHSSFWAPNDLCLVKYVRWFAAVGVAALKIEGRVKSAGYVAQVTDAYRTALDDLTRRTFRHEDYLYELLNTASRPLSTGFFLPGGKRLNRGLPHDTMRRPVVARIEQPAGDGAWHVSVRAPWRAQKPLELLLPGLHRPELQPGDFRLENHKGETVDRLHPGMTGVLHCDHQGLAPGLFVRA; via the coding sequence ATGCGCCCCGCCCTGCCCGAACTGCTGGCCCCGGCGGGCGACATGGAAAAGCTGGACGCGGCCCTGCGCTACGGCGCCAACGCCGTGTACCTCGGCGGACGCGGCCCCAACCTGCGCGCGGGCGCCCAGGGCTTTTCGCCCGACGAACTGCCCCAGGCGGTGCGGCGCGCCCATGCGGTGGACGCGCGCGTCTACTACTGCCTGAACAGCCTGCCCCACCAGCGCCACCTGCGCGACGTGGAAGCCGCCATGGACGAGGCCCACGCGGCGGGCGTGGACGCCCTGATCGTGGCCGACCCCGGCGTTGCCCGCATGGCCCGCCGCCGCGTGCCGCGCCTGCCGCTGCACGTTTCCACCCAGGCCAACACCGCCAACGCCGAAGCAGCCATGTTCTGGCAGGACATGGGCGCCACCCGCGTGAACATGGCGCGCGAACTGGACATGTCCGGAATCCGCGACCTGGTGCGGGCCTGTCCCGGCGTGGAATTCGAAGCCTTCGTGCACGGGGCCGTGTGCCTGGCCGTGTCCGGTCACTGCCTGCTTTCGGCCTGGATGAACAACCGTCCGGCCAACCTCGGCCAGTGCACCCACCCCTGCCGTTTCGAATACCAGGGCATGGCCCTGGCCGTGGAGGAAAAGACCCGGCCCGGCGAAATAGCGTGGGAGGCGGTGCAGGACGGTCCGTTCCATTCCAGCTTCTGGGCGCCCAACGATCTGTGCCTGGTGAAGTACGTGCGCTGGTTCGCCGCCGTGGGTGTGGCCGCGCTGAAGATCGAAGGCCGGGTGAAGAGCGCGGGCTACGTGGCCCAGGTGACCGACGCCTACCGCACCGCCCTGGACGACCTGACCCGGCGCACCTTCCGGCACGAGGACTACCTGTACGAATTGCTGAACACCGCAAGCAGACCGCTGTCCACCGGCTTTTTCCTCCCCGGCGGCAAACGGCTGAACCGGGGCCTGCCGCACGACACCATGCGCCGCCCGGTGGTGGCGCGCATCGAACAGCCCGCCGGTGACGGCGCGTGGCACGTTTCCGTGCGCGCCCCGTGGCGCGCCCAAAAGCCCCTGGAACTGCTGCTGCCCGGCCTGCACAGGCCGGAACTGCAACCCGGCGATTTCCGGCTGGAAAATCACAAGGGCGAAACCGTGGACCGGCTGCACCCCGGCATGACGGGGGTACTGCACTGCGACCATCAGGGCCTTGCGCCCGGACTGTTCGTGCGGGCCTGA
- the cysK gene encoding cysteine synthase A, with protein MKIARDMTELVGRTPLVRLNRVSEGCAAEVVAKLEFNNPCASVKDRIALAMIDGAMERGELAPGGLLVEPTSGNTGVGLAFVAAVRGLTLVLTMPESMSNERKALLRGFGARLVLTPASKGMRGAIEEAERIVAETPGAVMLGQFVNPDNPMVHRKTTAEEIWADTDGKVDAFVAGVGTGGTVTGTGRRLRELNPSIRVFAVEPDESPVLSGGAPGPHAIQGIGAGFVPPVLDTKVYDEIIRVPGKDALATARRLLREEGILCGVSSGANAFAAMAVARRPEMAGKRVVFVVCDTGERYLSTPLFTEMPD; from the coding sequence ATGAAGATCGCCCGCGACATGACGGAACTGGTAGGCCGTACCCCGCTGGTACGCCTGAACCGCGTCAGCGAAGGCTGCGCGGCCGAGGTGGTGGCGAAGCTGGAATTCAACAACCCCTGCGCCTCGGTGAAGGACCGCATTGCCCTGGCCATGATCGACGGGGCCATGGAACGGGGCGAACTGGCCCCCGGCGGCCTGCTGGTGGAACCCACCAGCGGCAATACCGGCGTGGGCCTGGCCTTTGTGGCGGCGGTGCGCGGGCTTACCCTTGTGCTGACCATGCCCGAAAGCATGAGCAACGAACGCAAGGCGCTGCTGCGCGGCTTTGGCGCGCGGCTGGTGCTTACCCCGGCCTCAAAGGGCATGCGCGGGGCCATCGAAGAAGCCGAGCGCATCGTGGCCGAAACGCCCGGCGCGGTGATGCTGGGCCAGTTCGTGAACCCGGACAACCCCATGGTGCACCGCAAGACCACGGCAGAGGAAATCTGGGCCGATACCGACGGCAAGGTGGATGCCTTCGTGGCGGGCGTGGGCACCGGCGGCACCGTGACCGGCACCGGCAGGCGGCTGCGCGAACTGAACCCGTCCATCAGGGTATTTGCCGTGGAACCGGACGAATCGCCCGTGCTGTCGGGCGGCGCGCCCGGCCCGCACGCCATCCAGGGCATTGGCGCGGGCTTCGTGCCCCCGGTGCTGGACACCAAGGTCTACGACGAGATCATCCGCGTGCCCGGCAAGGACGCGCTGGCCACGGCCCGGCGCCTGCTGCGCGAGGAAGGCATCCTGTGCGGCGTTTCGTCCGGGGCCAACGCCTTTGCCGCCATGGCCGTGGCGCGCCGCCCGGAAATGGCGGGCAAGCGCGTGGTGTTCGTGGTGTGCGACACCGGCGAGCGGTATCTTTCGACCCCGCTCTTTACCGAAATGCCCGACTAG
- a CDS encoding Hsp20/alpha crystallin family protein: MVIDFSAFYEFPNLLDRLAGDAGRNLAATRGRALFPPLNIGEDDAAIRVRALVPGVDMDGLDIALTDKTLVLKGELPVVRGRYYRQERPTGPFQRVVTLNVPIDRDRATATLKDGVLEIVLPKAQAVKPRTVHIAVR, from the coding sequence ATGGTCATCGACTTCAGCGCGTTCTATGAATTTCCCAACCTGCTCGACCGCCTGGCGGGCGATGCGGGCCGCAATCTGGCGGCCACGCGCGGCAGGGCGCTGTTCCCGCCGCTGAACATCGGCGAGGACGACGCAGCCATCCGCGTGCGTGCGCTGGTGCCCGGCGTGGACATGGACGGGCTGGACATTGCCCTTACCGACAAGACGCTGGTGCTCAAGGGTGAACTGCCCGTTGTGCGTGGGCGGTACTATCGGCAGGAGCGGCCCACCGGCCCCTTCCAGCGGGTGGTGACCCTGAACGTGCCCATCGACCGCGACCGGGCCACGGCCACCCTGAAGGACGGCGTGCTGGAAATCGTGCTGCCCAAGGCGCAGGCGGTGAAGCCGCGTACCGTCCATATAGCGGTCAGATAG
- a CDS encoding PHP domain-containing protein codes for MSIRFIDLHSHSTASDGSDTPAELVRKAAAAKLAAIALTDHDTTSGLDEAMREGRQRGIEVIRGCELGVRCEHGELHILGLWLPGGDGSTPGGAPLDATLAELRRHRATRNHRIAAQLRECGVDIEYAEVEAISGGESVSRLHFARILHEKGYVSSPQEAFARYLGPGGRAYVAKETLSPADGVSLLRSVGATVALAHPMLFRYPGNGFAEWLDDTVADLKPHGLDAIEAYHSEHSQADTRRCVDLAARHGLALTGGSDYHGAGKPGISLGRGRGGLRVTTAVLDDLKEHRRRQGLPV; via the coding sequence ATGTCCATACGTTTCATAGACCTGCATTCCCATTCCACCGCATCGGACGGCAGCGACACCCCGGCGGAACTGGTGCGCAAGGCCGCCGCCGCCAAGCTGGCGGCCATAGCCCTTACCGACCACGACACCACGTCCGGCCTGGACGAGGCCATGCGCGAAGGCCGCCAGCGCGGCATCGAGGTCATCCGGGGGTGCGAACTGGGCGTGCGCTGCGAACACGGCGAACTGCACATCCTGGGCCTGTGGCTGCCCGGCGGCGACGGCTCCACTCCGGGTGGCGCCCCGCTGGACGCCACCCTGGCCGAACTGCGCCGCCACCGCGCCACCCGCAACCACCGCATCGCCGCGCAATTGCGCGAATGCGGCGTGGACATCGAATATGCCGAGGTAGAGGCCATCTCCGGCGGCGAATCAGTCAGCCGCCTGCACTTCGCGCGCATCCTGCACGAAAAGGGCTACGTCTCCTCGCCGCAAGAGGCCTTTGCCCGCTACCTCGGCCCCGGAGGCCGGGCGTACGTGGCCAAGGAAACCCTGTCCCCCGCAGACGGCGTGAGCCTGCTGCGTTCCGTGGGTGCCACCGTGGCCCTGGCCCACCCCATGCTGTTCCGCTACCCCGGCAACGGCTTTGCCGAATGGCTGGACGACACGGTGGCCGACCTCAAGCCCCACGGCCTGGACGCCATCGAAGCCTACCACAGCGAACATTCCCAGGCCGATACCCGCCGCTGCGTGGATCTGGCCGCCCGGCACGGGCTGGCCCTGACCGGCGGCTCGGACTATCACGGCGCGGGCAAGCCCGGCATATCACTGGGGCGCGGGCGCGGCGGCCTGCGCGTGACCACCGCCGTACTGGACGACCTGAAGGAACACAGACGCCGCCAGGGGCTGCCGGTATAG